In a single window of the Falsibacillus pallidus genome:
- the efp gene encoding elongation factor P, with protein MISVNDFKTGLTIEVDNGIWRVMDFQHVKPGKGAAFVRSKLRNLRTGAVQEKTFRAGEKVGKAQIDNRRMQYLYANGDQHVFMDNESYEQIELPAASIEYELKFLKENMEVSIMMYQGETLGVELPNTVVLEVTETEPGIKGDTASGGTKPATLETGLTVQVPFFVNQGDQLIVNTVDSSYVSRA; from the coding sequence ATGATTTCAGTAAACGATTTTAAAACAGGTCTTACAATTGAAGTAGACAATGGAATCTGGAGAGTTATGGATTTCCAACATGTTAAACCAGGAAAAGGAGCGGCTTTTGTTCGCTCGAAATTAAGAAATCTCCGCACTGGTGCTGTTCAAGAGAAAACGTTCCGTGCCGGTGAAAAAGTAGGAAAAGCTCAAATCGATAACCGCCGCATGCAATATCTATATGCAAATGGAGATCAGCATGTATTCATGGATAATGAATCTTATGAACAAATCGAACTTCCTGCAGCTTCTATCGAGTATGAATTGAAGTTCTTGAAAGAAAATATGGAAGTATCCATCATGATGTACCAAGGCGAGACTCTTGGAGTAGAACTTCCAAACACAGTTGTATTGGAAGTTACAGAAACAGAGCCTGGTATTAAAGGTGATACAGCTTCCGGTGGAACAAAACCTGCTACGCTTGAAACTGGATTGACTGTACAAGTTCCTTTCTTCGTAAACCAAGGAGATCAATTGATCGTCAATACGGTTGACAGTTCTTATGTATCACGTGCATAA